From the genome of Aliarcobacter lanthieri:
AGATTTTAAAAAAGAGTATGTTGAGTTAATGCAAAAAGCTATGTTTGATGTTTCAAATGCTCCAACAGGGACAGCTAGAAGGTACTCTACTTCAAAAGTAACTATTGCATCAAAAACAGGAACAGCACAAGTTGTATCTATTCCTCAATCTGAAAAAGTAAGAATGAAAGAGAGTGAACTTGAGTATTATCAAAGATCACATGCTTGGATTACAGCATATGGACCATACAAAAATCCAAAATATGTTGTTACAATAGTTCAAGAACATGGAGGTGGTGGAGGTAGTGCTACTGGTGGCGTTGCTAGTAAAATCTTTGATAAACTTTATGAATTAGGATATATAACAGAACTTGAATAACTTTACTTTAAAAATTTTTAGTTAGAATTACATCTATTTTAATTAGGATACATATTTGAAAATAATTTTTTTCATACTTTCTTTATCAGTTTTTTCTTTAGCACAAGATCCTTTACCAATGGTAAATTTATCTATTGCAGCAATAGAAGAACCTGTACAATTTGTAAAAACAATCAATATAGCTATAATATTAGCTCTAATGGTACTTGCTCCATCATTATTGCTTATGGTTACATCATTTACAAGAATTGTAGTTGTTTTAGCTCTTTTACGTCAAGCATTAGGTTTACAACAATCTCCTCCTACACAAATAATTATTTCATTAGCACTAATTTTAACTATTTTTATAATGGAACCTTATGGTAAAAAAGCATGGGATGAATCAATTGTTCCATATATGGATGAAAAAATATCTTATCAAGAAGCTTTTACAAAAGGTGTTGCACCTTTTAAAGATTTTATGATAAAAAATACAAGAGAATCTGATTTAGCACTATTTTATAGAATAAAGAAAGAACCTAATCCTAAAAATATTGATGATGTAGCTTTAACTTTATTAGTTCCAGCATTTATTGTAAGTGAGTTAAGAACAGCTTTTGAGATAGGATTTTTAATATTCTTACCATTTTTAATTATTGATATAATAGTTGCATCAATATTAATGAGTTTGGGTATGATGATGTTACCTCCTGTTATGATCTCACTACCCATAAAAATAATATTTTTTATAGTTGTTGATGGTTGGCTGTTAATTATCGGAAACTTAGCACAATCCTTTAAATGATGTTTATAGTCTAGGTTTTATATATGAAAAAATTTTTATACTTTAGTATTATCTTTATTGGTTTACTCTGTTCCTCTTACTTTTTTTATTACTTACCAAATACATATGATATAACAAATGATATTTACTTAGAAAAAAGTAGAATGATGAGAGAACTATTTTTAGATGAAGTAAAAAAGAAACAAGAAAAAACAAAAATATTTGCATATTTAATAAGCCAAGATTCAAAAATAATAAATGCTCTAAAAAATAATGACAAAATAAACTATGATAATGTTATGAATTTTCTACATAAAAATGGAGATTATAAAAATCTTTGGCTACATTTAATTTCAAAAGATGGTTATAGTAGATATAGAAGTTGGAGTGATAAGAAAGATGATTCTTTACTAGAATTCAGAGATGATTTAAGAGAATTATTTAAAGATCCAAAGCCAAGTCAAGCAGTTAGTTCTGGACTATTTGACTTAACATTTAGAAGTATACAACCTATTTATGATGGAGATGAGTTTTTAGGTTTTATTGAACTTATTTCAAAATTCAATTCTGTAGCAAGTGCTTTAAAAGAGAAAAAAATTGAACCTCTATTTTTATTAACAGAAGAAAGAAGTAAAATATTAAAAGAACCTTTTACACAAATGTTTTTAGGTAAAAATTATATTGCAAATCTAAATGCTTCAAAAGATATTATAAATTTACTTGAAAACACTGATATTTCTAATTTTGTAAATATTGGTAACTATACAACTTTTGATAAATATTTAGTTAGTAATCTTGAAATAAAAAGTGTTGATGGAAATAACCTAGCACTATTTTTAATGTTCTTTGATAAAAAGAATTTAGATTTATTAGAATTATCAAAATTTAGGAATCAATACTTAAATACAATTGTTGTATTTATGATAATATATACTCTTACTTTTTTATATTTTGTTAAAACATCATATGCAAAAAAATTAAGAGAGGAAGTAATTGCTAAAACCGATAAAATAAATTCTCAACAAAAGAAATTAAAATCTCTTCTAACAATATATGATAAAAATGTAATTTTTTCTAAAACAGATTTAAAAGGAGTTATTACTCATGCAAGTAGTGCTTTTTGTAAAATTAGTGGATATTCAAAAAGTGAATTAATAGGAAAACCTCATAATATTGTAAGACATCCTGATATGCCAAAAGAGTTATTTCAAAATATGTGGGAAAATTTAAAAAATAAAAATAATGTAACTGCTGAAATAAAAAATCTTAGAAAAGATGGTTCATATTACTGGGTTATTGCTGATTTAGAACCAGAATATGATGAAAATGGAAAACATATAGGGTATTTTGCTGTAAGAGAAGATATAACAGCAAATAAAGAGATAGAAGAGATTCAAAGAGAGATTATATTCACTTTAGGAAGTATTGCAGAATTTAGATCAAAAGAAACTGGTGAACATGTAAAAAGAGTTGCTAAATATTCAAGTGTTTTAGCCAAAGCTTACGGATTAAGTAAAGAAGATACTATGATGCTTGAAATGGCAAGCCCTATGCATGATATTGGTAAAATTGCAATTCCTGATAGTATTTTAAATAAACCAGGAAAATTAACTTTTGATGAGTTTGAAATTATGAAAACACATACTTTAAAAGGGTATGAAATGTTGCATGTATCAGAAAGACCTTTATTTAAAACTGCTGCTCAAATTGCTTTAACTCATCATGAAAAATATGATGGAACTGGTTATCCAAATAATTTAAAAGGTGAAGATATTCCAATCTTTGGTAGAATTACTGCATTAGCAGATGTTTTTGATGCTATAGGAAGTGATAGATGTTACAAAAAAGCTTGGGAACTAGATAAAGTACTTGAACATTTAAAAGAACAAAAAGGAAAACATTTTGATCCTAAGCTAGTTGATATATTCTTTCAAAATCTTGATAGAATATTAGAAATAAAAAATAAATATCAAGATACTTAATAAAACAAACTTATAATATAAAAAATATTTATTTATAATATATAATATTTATTTATAATTCTATTTGAAAAATATTTTTTTTTAGATATAATCCTTCAACTAAATAGAGGTAGGATTTTATATGAAGAAATTATATCTAACTTTATGTTTTCAAACTATATTACTTTCACAAACTATAAGTTTTGATGAAACTTTGAATCAAGCTTTAGAAAATAGTAAAGATTTAAAAAAACAAGAGCTAAATATACAAATAGCAAAAGAAGATAGTAAAAATATAGATGCCTTAAACTATGGAAAACTATCTTTAAATTCAGATATTAGCCGTACAAACCATGCTGGATATGTTTTTATGGGAAAATTATCAAGTAGAGAAGCAACTTTTAGAGATTTTGGATTTATTCAAATGAATGATGGAATAGATACAGTTCCAAAAGATCTAAATAAACCAGAACCCATTACTAGTATAAATACTTATATAAGTTATGATTTACCACTTTTTACTGGTTTTAAATTAGAAAGCTACAAAGATATATCAAAACTTCAAGAAAAAGCAAATGAAGTTTTATATAATCTTGATAAAAAGAATTTAGAATTTGAAGTTTTAAAAGCTTACAATAGTGCAGTTTTAGCAAAAGATTTTATAAAAACTATGCAAAGTGCAAAAAAAAGTATAGAGTTTATTCACAATGGTGCAATAGAGTTTCATAAAAATGGATTTGTTACAAAAATAGATGTAAATGAAGCAAAGGTATATATGTTAAATGTAAACTCTAAACTAATTCAAGCACAAAATAATTTTAATTTAGCCTTAGCATATTTAAGATTTTTAACTTCAAATGATAATATAAGTGATGTAGCAGAGATTGAAAATATATATTTTACTTTAGAAAGTCAAGAAGATTTATATAAAAAGGCCTTAGAAAAAAGAGATGAAGTAAGTTTACAAAATATCTCTATAAAAGCAAACGAGAAAAATATATCTGCACAAAAAAGTGCATACTATCCACAAGTTTTCACACATTTAGAGTATGGAGTAAATGACGATAGATTTACTACTTCAAAAGACAAAGACTACTATATGGCACTTTTAGGAATTAGTTTAACTATTTTTGATGGTTCAAGAATTACTTTAATCGAAAAAGCAAGACTTGAAGCATTAAAAGCAAAACTTGATTTTGAAAAATTAAAAGATGGTATAAAACTAGAACTTGAAAAAGCTATTTTAGAATATAAAACAAAACAAGCAGTTTTAAAAGAAAAACTAGAAGCAAAAGAGTTAGCAAATGAAGTTTTAAATCAAGCAAAACTTCAATATAAAAATAGACTAATATCTATGACAACTTTGATAAATCAACAAACAAACTTTGAACAAAGTCAAACTATGCTTTTAGAAGCAATCTATGAAAACTCATTAGCTTTAGCAAAAATAAACCTAGTTTTAGGAGAAAATTTGAAAAAGGATAACCAATGAAAAAATTATTAACTCTTTTTATATTAGCTACAAATCTATTTGCTAACTCTTTAGAACTTGATGGAATTGTACAATCACAAAATGAAAAAGTTATATCAAGTAAAATGATGGGGTACATTACAAAAATATATGTAAATGAAGGTGATAGCGTAAATAAAGGACAATTACTATATGAAATTGACCCAACAGATATTATTCATAATAGTGATATTTTAAAAAATCAAGTACAAAATCTTGAGTTAAATCTAAAAAGATATAAAGATTTACTCAATCAAGATTTAGTTTCAAAGTTCGAGTATGAACAGCTAGAACTCAATTTAATAACAGCAAAAGCAAAATTAAGTGAATTAAATGCAAACTTTAATTATTTAAAAGTAAAAGCTACAAACAATGCTTTAGTTATCAAAAAATCAATCAAAGAAGGTGAAATGGCAATGCCAGGAATGCCTCATTTAATTTTAACAGATTTAGATGATTTGATAATAAAATCAAATATTGCTGAATCAAACCTAAAAAATATAAAAATAAATCAAGAAGTGAATATTGAGATACCTTCGCAA
Proteins encoded in this window:
- the fliP gene encoding flagellar type III secretion system pore protein FliP (The bacterial flagellar biogenesis protein FliP forms a type III secretion system (T3SS)-type pore required for flagellar assembly.); this encodes MKIIFFILSLSVFSLAQDPLPMVNLSIAAIEEPVQFVKTINIAIILALMVLAPSLLLMVTSFTRIVVVLALLRQALGLQQSPPTQIIISLALILTIFIMEPYGKKAWDESIVPYMDEKISYQEAFTKGVAPFKDFMIKNTRESDLALFYRIKKEPNPKNIDDVALTLLVPAFIVSELRTAFEIGFLIFLPFLIIDIIVASILMSLGMMMLPPVMISLPIKIIFFIVVDGWLLIIGNLAQSFK
- a CDS encoding HD domain-containing phosphohydrolase gives rise to the protein MKKFLYFSIIFIGLLCSSYFFYYLPNTYDITNDIYLEKSRMMRELFLDEVKKKQEKTKIFAYLISQDSKIINALKNNDKINYDNVMNFLHKNGDYKNLWLHLISKDGYSRYRSWSDKKDDSLLEFRDDLRELFKDPKPSQAVSSGLFDLTFRSIQPIYDGDEFLGFIELISKFNSVASALKEKKIEPLFLLTEERSKILKEPFTQMFLGKNYIANLNASKDIINLLENTDISNFVNIGNYTTFDKYLVSNLEIKSVDGNNLALFLMFFDKKNLDLLELSKFRNQYLNTIVVFMIIYTLTFLYFVKTSYAKKLREEVIAKTDKINSQQKKLKSLLTIYDKNVIFSKTDLKGVITHASSAFCKISGYSKSELIGKPHNIVRHPDMPKELFQNMWENLKNKNNVTAEIKNLRKDGSYYWVIADLEPEYDENGKHIGYFAVREDITANKEIEEIQREIIFTLGSIAEFRSKETGEHVKRVAKYSSVLAKAYGLSKEDTMMLEMASPMHDIGKIAIPDSILNKPGKLTFDEFEIMKTHTLKGYEMLHVSERPLFKTAAQIALTHHEKYDGTGYPNNLKGEDIPIFGRITALADVFDAIGSDRCYKKAWELDKVLEHLKEQKGKHFDPKLVDIFFQNLDRILEIKNKYQDT
- a CDS encoding TolC family protein, whose amino-acid sequence is MKKLYLTLCFQTILLSQTISFDETLNQALENSKDLKKQELNIQIAKEDSKNIDALNYGKLSLNSDISRTNHAGYVFMGKLSSREATFRDFGFIQMNDGIDTVPKDLNKPEPITSINTYISYDLPLFTGFKLESYKDISKLQEKANEVLYNLDKKNLEFEVLKAYNSAVLAKDFIKTMQSAKKSIEFIHNGAIEFHKNGFVTKIDVNEAKVYMLNVNSKLIQAQNNFNLALAYLRFLTSNDNISDVAEIENIYFTLESQEDLYKKALEKRDEVSLQNISIKANEKNISAQKSAYYPQVFTHLEYGVNDDRFTTSKDKDYYMALLGISLTIFDGSRITLIEKARLEALKAKLDFEKLKDGIKLELEKAILEYKTKQAVLKEKLEAKELANEVLNQAKLQYKNRLISMTTLINQQTNFEQSQTMLLEAIYENSLALAKINLVLGENLKKDNQ
- a CDS encoding efflux RND transporter periplasmic adaptor subunit — encoded protein: MKKLLTLFILATNLFANSLELDGIVQSQNEKVISSKMMGYITKIYVNEGDSVNKGQLLYEIDPTDIIHNSDILKNQVQNLELNLKRYKDLLNQDLVSKFEYEQLELNLITAKAKLSELNANFNYLKVKATNNALVIKKSIKEGEMAMPGMPHLILTDLDDLIIKSNIAESNLKNIKINQEVNIEIPSQEFKAKGKIVAIFPNIASNTHSFSIKISFDKKDFQIYPNMYAKISINLDK